A DNA window from Mycolicibacter terrae contains the following coding sequences:
- a CDS encoding zinc-binding alcohol dehydrogenase family protein, producing the protein MGTQDSGMTMSAWRVQRPGPVADAPLRRVSTPIPRPAPSELLVAVRACGVCRTDLHVVEGDLPVHRRGVTPGHEVVGEVVEVGAEAGDDFVVGDRVGIAWLRHTCGSCRYCTRGDENLCPQSRYTGWDHDGGYAEFATVPAGFAHHLPGGYSDSELAPLLCAGIIGYRSLMRAELPPGGRLGLYGFGGSAHITAQVALARGAEVHVMTRGQRARELALELGAASAQGATDPPPVPLDSAILFAPVGELVLPACEALDAGGTCAIAGIHLSDIPPLNYQRHLFRERQIRSVTSNTRADAREFLDFAAAHHINVTTPEYSLGEADRALADLEAGRIAGAAVLLV; encoded by the coding sequence ATGGGCACCCAGGATTCCGGCATGACCATGAGTGCCTGGAGGGTGCAGCGGCCCGGGCCCGTCGCCGATGCGCCGCTGCGCCGAGTCAGCACCCCCATACCCCGACCGGCCCCGTCGGAGCTGCTGGTGGCGGTACGCGCCTGCGGGGTGTGCCGCACCGATCTGCACGTCGTCGAAGGTGACCTACCGGTTCACCGCCGCGGGGTGACACCCGGTCACGAGGTGGTCGGCGAGGTCGTCGAGGTCGGCGCCGAAGCCGGCGACGACTTCGTCGTGGGGGACCGGGTCGGAATAGCCTGGCTGCGGCACACCTGTGGTAGCTGCCGATACTGCACCCGAGGCGATGAGAACCTGTGTCCGCAGTCGCGCTACACCGGCTGGGACCACGACGGCGGGTACGCCGAATTCGCCACCGTCCCCGCGGGATTCGCCCATCACCTGCCCGGCGGCTACAGCGACAGCGAATTGGCGCCGCTGCTGTGTGCGGGCATCATCGGCTACCGCTCGCTGATGCGCGCCGAGCTGCCCCCCGGCGGCCGGCTCGGACTCTACGGATTCGGCGGCAGCGCGCACATCACCGCACAGGTCGCACTGGCCCGCGGCGCCGAAGTGCACGTGATGACCCGCGGCCAGCGGGCCAGGGAGTTGGCGCTGGAGCTGGGCGCGGCCTCGGCGCAGGGGGCGACCGACCCGCCGCCGGTTCCCCTGGACTCCGCGATCCTGTTCGCGCCGGTCGGCGAGCTGGTGTTACCGGCCTGCGAGGCGCTGGACGCCGGCGGCACCTGCGCGATCGCCGGGATCCACCTCAGCGATATCCCGCCGTTGAACTACCAGCGCCACCTGTTCCGTGAACGCCAGATCCGGTCGGTGACGTCGAACACCCGCGCCGATGCCCGCGAATTCCTCGACTTCGCTGCGGCACACCACATCAACGTGACCACACCGGAGTATTCGCTGGGTGAGGCGGACCGGGCGCTGGCGGATCTGGAGGCGGGCCGGATCGCAGGCGCGGCGGTGCTGTTGGTGTGA
- a CDS encoding GlsB/YeaQ/YmgE family stress response membrane protein has product MTAQWDVLAATAFLAERSTTLTSVGWIGYIIIGAIAGWIAGKVVNGGASGILVNIVTGICGALLGGFLLSFAFDTASGGWWFTLFTATLGSILLLWLVGLVRKR; this is encoded by the coding sequence ATGACTGCACAATGGGATGTGTTGGCGGCGACGGCTTTCCTCGCCGAACGTTCGACCACGCTGACCAGTGTCGGCTGGATCGGGTACATCATCATCGGTGCGATCGCCGGGTGGATCGCCGGCAAAGTCGTCAACGGTGGTGCGTCCGGGATCCTGGTGAACATCGTCACCGGGATATGCGGTGCTTTGCTCGGCGGATTTCTGTTGAGCTTCGCGTTCGACACCGCATCCGGCGGCTGGTGGTTCACCCTGTTCACCGCGACCCTGGGGTCGATCCTGCTGCTGTGGCTGGTCGGGCTGGTGCGTAAACGCTGA
- a CDS encoding APA family fibronectin-binding glycoprotein: MKQVDVTSTAPRGIRAAAATTWAVAIAGALAFAVASPAYADPVPPPTPAPSGAADTPPADAPPPADANTPPPGDSNAPAPVAEPGAPEMGRVDDPIGGFSYVLPAGWVQSDTSHLEYGSSLLSKKTGEPMLPGQPAPVANDTRIVLGKLDQRLYASAETDNAKAATRLGSDMGEFFMPYPGTRANQESTALTGGGLTGSASYYEVKFTDPAKPVGQIWSGVIGVPPADGANAAQAERWFVVWLGTANNPVDRGAASALTESIRPLSAAPAEPVPGPVPGAPGQMPAPAPAPGQEPAPVAPAP, from the coding sequence ATGAAGCAGGTGGACGTGACCTCAACGGCCCCCAGGGGCATCCGTGCGGCGGCCGCGACGACGTGGGCCGTCGCGATCGCCGGTGCGCTGGCGTTCGCCGTGGCGTCGCCGGCCTACGCCGACCCGGTGCCGCCGCCTACTCCCGCGCCGTCGGGGGCCGCCGACACTCCGCCGGCGGACGCCCCCCCACCGGCCGACGCCAACACGCCGCCACCGGGCGACTCGAACGCGCCCGCGCCGGTCGCTGAGCCGGGCGCACCCGAGATGGGTCGGGTCGACGATCCGATCGGTGGCTTCAGCTATGTCCTGCCGGCCGGCTGGGTGCAGTCCGACACCAGCCACCTCGAATACGGGTCTTCGCTGCTGAGCAAGAAGACCGGCGAGCCCATGCTGCCCGGACAGCCGGCGCCGGTGGCCAACGACACCCGGATCGTGCTGGGCAAGCTGGACCAGCGGCTCTACGCCAGCGCCGAGACCGACAACGCCAAGGCGGCCACCCGCCTCGGGTCGGACATGGGCGAGTTCTTCATGCCCTATCCCGGGACCCGGGCCAACCAGGAGAGCACCGCGCTGACCGGAGGCGGCCTGACCGGCAGCGCGTCCTACTACGAGGTCAAGTTCACCGACCCCGCCAAACCGGTCGGTCAGATCTGGAGCGGCGTGATCGGCGTTCCCCCGGCAGACGGTGCCAACGCCGCCCAGGCCGAGCGCTGGTTCGTGGTGTGGCTGGGTACCGCCAACAACCCGGTGGACCGGGGCGCGGCCAGTGCGCTGACGGAATCGATCCGCCCGCTGTCGGCCGCCCCGGCCGAGCCGGTGCCGGGCCCGGTCCCCGGGGCCCCCGGCCAAATGCCGGCACCGGCGCCCGCGCCGGGTCAGGAGCCCGCACCGGTTGCTCCGGCGCCGTGA
- a CDS encoding sulfate/molybdate ABC transporter ATP-binding protein, whose product MANGLTLHAVVAERGLDVQVSVAAGEVLAVLGPNGAGKSTVLHVIAGLLRPDAGMVQLGDRVLTDTGAGVHVATQDRRVGLLLQDPLLFPHLSVAANVAFGPHSRRRFGRRRRNRAAAAPWLRAVGAADLADRKPRRLSGGQAQRVAIARALAAEPDVLLLDEPLAGLDVAAAAAVRTVLRDVITTARRTTVLVTHDLLDVFGLADRVLVLESGRVAEIGGTAEVLAAPRSRFGARIAGFNLVAGVIDSDGMLRTEWGDRWHGTAGDGLAAGRPAVAVSTPQAVAVYREPPPLGSPRNLIEVTVADLQSRGSAIQVRGVDQPDGTPGLAADITADAAAELRLAPGEVVWFGVKAQEVTLRATHPGVD is encoded by the coding sequence GTGGCGAACGGGCTGACGCTGCACGCGGTGGTGGCCGAGCGCGGTCTGGATGTGCAAGTGAGCGTTGCGGCGGGTGAGGTGTTGGCGGTCCTCGGACCCAACGGTGCCGGGAAATCCACTGTGCTGCATGTGATCGCCGGGTTGCTGCGGCCCGACGCGGGGATGGTGCAACTCGGCGATCGGGTGCTGACGGACACCGGGGCCGGCGTGCACGTCGCCACCCAGGACCGTCGGGTGGGCCTGCTGCTGCAGGATCCGCTGCTGTTTCCGCACCTGAGTGTGGCCGCCAACGTGGCGTTCGGCCCGCACAGCCGCCGCCGTTTCGGCCGTCGACGGCGCAACCGCGCGGCGGCGGCCCCCTGGCTGCGGGCGGTCGGCGCAGCGGACCTGGCCGACCGCAAGCCGCGTCGGCTCTCCGGCGGACAGGCGCAACGGGTCGCGATCGCCCGTGCGCTGGCCGCTGAACCCGACGTGCTCCTGCTCGACGAGCCGCTGGCCGGGCTCGACGTGGCCGCCGCGGCCGCGGTGCGCACCGTGCTGCGTGACGTCATCACCACCGCGCGCCGCACCACGGTGCTGGTCACCCACGACCTCCTCGACGTGTTCGGGCTGGCCGATCGGGTACTGGTGCTCGAGTCGGGCCGGGTCGCCGAGATCGGCGGTACCGCTGAGGTACTTGCCGCGCCCCGCAGTCGATTTGGGGCGCGGATCGCCGGATTCAATCTGGTTGCCGGGGTGATCGACAGCGACGGGATGCTGCGCACCGAGTGGGGGGATCGGTGGCACGGGACCGCCGGGGACGGCCTGGCCGCCGGCCGGCCGGCCGTCGCGGTCAGCACCCCGCAGGCGGTCGCGGTGTATCGGGAGCCGCCGCCGCTCGGCAGTCCGCGCAATCTCATCGAGGTGACGGTGGCCGATCTGCAGTCCCGTGGCAGCGCGATCCAGGTCCGGGGCGTCGACCAGCCGGACGGGACTCCCGGACTGGCCGCCGACATCACCGCCGACGCCGCTGCCGAGCTGCGGCTGGCACCTGGGGAGGTCGTGTGGTTCGGTGTCAAAGCGCAGGAAGTGACACTGCGCGCGACACACCCTGGCGTGGATTAA
- a CDS encoding ABC transporter permease: MHRPNDLPSWVYVPAAIGAAFVVLPLVAIAAKVDWPHFWTLITSPSSMTALLLSLKTAAASTALCVVLGVPMALVLARSRARVVRLLRPLALLPLVLPPVVGGIALLYAFGRLGLLGRYLDAAGIHIAFTTTAVVLAQTFVSLPFLVIALEGAARTAGADYEVVAATLGARPSTVWWRVTLPLLMPGLISGAVLAFARSLGEFGATLTFAGSREGVTRTLPLAIYLQRVTDADAAAAMSLLLVAVAAVVVLGLGARRLAGVW; encoded by the coding sequence GTGCACCGGCCCAACGACCTGCCGAGCTGGGTCTACGTACCCGCCGCGATCGGTGCCGCCTTCGTGGTGCTACCCCTCGTGGCGATCGCGGCCAAGGTCGACTGGCCGCATTTCTGGACGCTGATCACCAGCCCGTCGTCGATGACCGCGCTGCTGCTCAGCCTCAAGACCGCCGCGGCCAGTACCGCGCTCTGCGTCGTGCTGGGTGTGCCGATGGCGCTGGTGCTGGCGCGCAGCCGGGCTCGGGTGGTGCGGCTGCTGCGGCCCCTGGCGCTGTTGCCGCTGGTGCTGCCGCCGGTGGTGGGCGGCATCGCGCTGCTGTACGCGTTCGGGCGGCTCGGCCTGCTGGGACGCTACCTGGACGCGGCCGGGATCCACATCGCATTCACCACCACCGCCGTGGTGCTGGCGCAGACCTTCGTGTCGTTGCCGTTCCTGGTGATCGCGCTGGAGGGCGCGGCCCGGACCGCCGGCGCCGACTACGAGGTGGTGGCAGCCACCCTGGGGGCCCGGCCGAGCACCGTGTGGTGGCGGGTGACGCTGCCCCTGCTGATGCCGGGCCTGATCTCCGGGGCGGTGTTGGCCTTCGCGCGATCGCTGGGAGAGTTCGGGGCGACTCTGACGTTCGCCGGCTCCCGCGAGGGGGTCACCCGGACGCTGCCGCTGGCCATCTACCTGCAGCGGGTGACCGACGCCGACGCCGCGGCGGCGATGTCGCTGCTGTTGGTGGCGGTGGCCGCGGTGGTGGTGCTGGGGTTGGGTGCTCGCCGGCTGGCCGGGGTCTGGTGA
- the modA gene encoding molybdate ABC transporter substrate-binding protein, with the protein MWRTRVASGAVVVMAAGLTGLTGCSSGSATESITVFAAASLRPAFTEIAERFTTDHPGVGVEFNFAGSSDLATQLTQGAGADVFASANTAQMDKVARAGLLDGEAVPFATNTLVIVTAPGNPHGVRSFADLAGSGLAVVVCQPPVPCGAATRNVEDATGVRVNAVSEEPDVTDVLNKVTTGQADAGVVYRTDAINAGDKVATVEFPEAAGAINTYPVGVLKDTAHPGPARQFLDLVTGSAGQKILHAAGFGKP; encoded by the coding sequence ATGTGGCGAACCCGGGTGGCCTCCGGCGCGGTAGTGGTCATGGCGGCGGGACTGACGGGCCTGACCGGCTGTAGCTCAGGATCCGCCACGGAGTCGATCACGGTGTTCGCGGCGGCCTCACTGCGGCCGGCGTTCACCGAGATCGCCGAGCGCTTCACGACCGATCATCCCGGCGTGGGCGTGGAGTTCAACTTCGCCGGCTCCTCGGATCTGGCCACCCAGCTGACCCAGGGCGCGGGCGCCGACGTGTTCGCCTCGGCCAACACCGCCCAGATGGACAAGGTCGCCCGGGCCGGCCTGCTGGACGGCGAGGCGGTGCCGTTCGCCACCAACACGCTGGTGATCGTCACCGCGCCCGGCAACCCGCACGGGGTGCGGTCCTTCGCCGATCTGGCCGGATCCGGCCTGGCCGTGGTGGTCTGCCAGCCGCCGGTCCCGTGCGGAGCGGCGACCCGCAACGTCGAGGACGCCACCGGGGTCCGGGTGAACGCGGTCAGCGAGGAACCCGACGTCACCGACGTGCTCAACAAGGTCACCACCGGCCAGGCCGACGCCGGCGTCGTCTACCGCACCGACGCGATCAACGCCGGCGACAAGGTGGCCACCGTCGAGTTCCCCGAGGCTGCGGGGGCGATCAACACCTACCCGGTAGGGGTGCTCAAGGACACTGCGCACCCCGGGCCGGCTCGACAATTCCTCGATCTGGTGACCGGTTCGGCGGGGCAGAAGATTCTGCACGCGGCCGGCTTCGGCAAGCCCTGA
- a CDS encoding SDR family oxidoreductase — MDVLVTGGDTELGRVIAEGYSEAGHKVTLAGLRGPELEVAAKELDANAVVCDNTDPASLLQARSLFPHHLDTIVNVPAPRWQGGDPRAYSLADQAAAWRNALDATVLSAVLTVATLGDHLRSGGSIVSVMPDNPPEGGADAAVKAALANWTAGQATAFGTRGITVNVVAAGAGTRPGYDGLTSAPPSAAAEIARLAVFLTTPAARHITGQTLHVSHGALAHFG; from the coding sequence ATGGATGTGCTGGTCACCGGTGGTGACACCGAGCTGGGTCGCGTGATTGCCGAAGGTTACAGCGAAGCCGGCCACAAGGTGACGCTCGCCGGCCTGCGAGGTCCCGAACTCGAGGTCGCCGCCAAGGAACTCGATGCCAACGCGGTGGTCTGCGACAACACCGATCCGGCCAGCCTGCTGCAGGCCCGCAGCCTGTTCCCCCACCACCTGGACACCATCGTCAACGTCCCCGCTCCACGCTGGCAGGGCGGTGACCCGCGCGCCTACTCGCTGGCCGATCAGGCCGCCGCCTGGCGCAACGCGCTGGACGCCACGGTGCTCTCGGCGGTTCTGACGGTCGCGACCCTCGGCGATCACCTGCGCTCCGGCGGCTCGATCGTCTCGGTGATGCCGGACAATCCGCCCGAAGGCGGCGCCGACGCGGCGGTCAAAGCCGCTCTGGCGAATTGGACCGCCGGACAGGCCACCGCATTCGGCACCCGCGGAATCACCGTCAACGTCGTCGCCGCCGGCGCCGGCACCCGCCCGGGCTACGACGGGCTCACCAGTGCCCCGCCCTCCGCGGCCGCCGAGATCGCCCGCCTGGCGGTGTTCTTGACCACCCCGGCCGCCCGCCACATCACCGGCCAAACGCTGCACGTCAGCCACGGCGCGCTGGCCCATTTCGGCTGA
- a CDS encoding NAD(P)/FAD-dependent oxidoreductase, producing MSAQPEVTAPQSRRHQVVIIGSGFGGLTAAKKLKRADVDIKLIARTTHHLFQPLLYQVATGILSEGEIAPSTRVVLRKQRNAQVLLGDVTHIDLAGKFVTSEVLGHTYDTPFDSLIIAAGAGQSYFGNDQFAEFAPGMKTIDDALELRGRILSAFEQAERSRDAARREKLLTFTVVGAGPTGVEMAGQIAELANYTLKGAFRNIDSTKARVILLDAAPAVLPPMGEKLGRKAAERLQKMGVEIQLGAMVTDVDRNGLTVKDSDGTIRRIESQCKVWSAGVSASPLGHDLAEQSGVELDRAGRVKVLPDLSVPGHPNVFVVGDMAAVDNVPGMAQGAIQGAKHAANTIKAELGGADPADREPFQYLDKGSMATVSRFSAVTKIGPLEFSGFLAWLAWLGLHLIYLVGFKNKISTLLSWNVTFLSTRRGQLTITEQQAFARTRLEQLEVLAAEAQRGAERAVS from the coding sequence ATGAGTGCCCAGCCTGAAGTCACTGCGCCGCAGAGCCGACGCCACCAGGTCGTCATCATCGGCTCCGGATTCGGCGGGTTGACCGCGGCCAAGAAACTCAAGCGGGCCGACGTCGACATCAAGTTGATCGCCCGCACCACCCACCACCTGTTCCAGCCGCTGCTGTACCAGGTGGCAACCGGGATCCTCTCCGAAGGGGAGATCGCGCCCTCGACCCGCGTGGTGCTGCGCAAGCAGCGCAACGCCCAGGTGTTGCTCGGCGACGTCACCCACATCGACCTGGCCGGCAAGTTCGTCACCTCCGAGGTGCTGGGCCACACCTACGACACCCCGTTCGACAGCCTGATCATCGCGGCCGGCGCCGGGCAGTCCTACTTCGGCAACGACCAGTTCGCCGAGTTCGCGCCGGGCATGAAGACCATCGACGACGCCCTGGAGTTGCGGGGCCGAATCTTGAGCGCCTTCGAGCAGGCCGAACGGTCCAGAGACGCCGCCCGGCGGGAGAAGCTGCTGACCTTCACCGTGGTCGGCGCGGGCCCCACCGGAGTCGAAATGGCCGGGCAGATCGCCGAATTGGCCAACTACACGCTCAAGGGCGCGTTCCGCAACATCGACTCGACCAAAGCGCGGGTGATCCTGCTCGACGCCGCTCCGGCCGTGCTGCCGCCGATGGGCGAGAAGCTGGGCCGAAAGGCCGCCGAACGGCTGCAGAAGATGGGTGTGGAGATCCAGCTCGGCGCCATGGTCACCGATGTCGACCGCAACGGACTGACCGTCAAGGACTCCGACGGCACCATCCGGCGGATCGAATCCCAGTGCAAGGTGTGGTCCGCCGGTGTGTCGGCCAGCCCGCTGGGCCACGACCTCGCCGAGCAGTCCGGGGTCGAGCTGGACCGCGCCGGGCGGGTCAAGGTGCTGCCCGACCTGTCGGTGCCGGGCCACCCGAACGTCTTCGTCGTCGGCGACATGGCCGCCGTCGACAACGTCCCCGGCATGGCACAGGGCGCCATCCAGGGCGCCAAGCACGCCGCCAACACCATCAAGGCCGAGCTCGGCGGCGCCGACCCGGCCGACCGGGAACCCTTCCAGTACCTGGACAAGGGCTCGATGGCCACCGTCTCGAGGTTCTCGGCGGTCACCAAGATCGGGCCGCTGGAGTTCAGCGGTTTCCTGGCCTGGCTGGCCTGGCTGGGGCTGCACCTGATCTACCTGGTCGGGTTCAAGAACAAGATCAGCACGCTGTTGTCGTGGAACGTGACGTTCCTGAGCACCCGCCGGGGCCAGCTCACCATCACCGAGCAGCAGGCGTTCGCCCGAACCCGCCTGGAACAGCTCGAAGTACTGGCGGCAGAGGCGCAGCGCGGCGCTGAACGCGCGGTCAGTTAG
- a CDS encoding PaaI family thioesterase → MSASGSPPSHFAPFDGEIGLVFTAVGPDGATAELELQPKLCQPAGIVHGGVYCSIVESVASVSAHAWLNSDGGQAGGTVVGVNNNTDFLRAVSSGTVFAAATPIHRGRRQQLWLVNITDSGQRVVARGQVRLQNLPA, encoded by the coding sequence ATGTCTGCCAGCGGCTCCCCGCCCTCCCACTTCGCGCCCTTCGACGGCGAAATCGGCCTGGTCTTCACCGCTGTCGGCCCCGATGGCGCCACCGCCGAGCTGGAGTTGCAGCCCAAGCTGTGCCAGCCCGCGGGCATCGTGCACGGCGGGGTGTACTGCTCCATCGTCGAGAGTGTGGCAAGCGTCTCAGCGCACGCCTGGCTCAACTCCGACGGCGGCCAAGCCGGCGGAACCGTGGTCGGGGTCAACAACAACACCGACTTCCTGCGGGCGGTCTCCTCGGGAACGGTGTTCGCCGCGGCCACCCCGATCCATCGCGGCCGTCGCCAACAACTGTGGCTGGTGAACATCACCGATTCCGGGCAGCGGGTCGTCGCCCGGGGCCAGGTCCGGTTGCAGAACCTGCCCGCCTGA
- a CDS encoding BlaI/MecI/CopY family transcriptional regulator, with protein sequence MAKQTHLGDLERAVMDHLWSAPEAQTVRQVHEALSAQRDLAYTTVMTVLQRLAKKNLVSQIRDDRAHRYTPVRGRDELVAGLMVEALDQAADFGDRRAALVHFVERVGVDEAAALRRALDELEAKHHVGLPAGGRPTS encoded by the coding sequence ATGGCGAAACAGACCCACCTAGGGGATTTGGAACGAGCGGTGATGGACCACCTGTGGTCCGCGCCGGAGGCTCAGACCGTGCGTCAGGTCCACGAAGCGCTGTCCGCGCAGCGAGACCTGGCCTACACCACCGTGATGACCGTCCTACAACGGCTGGCCAAGAAGAACCTGGTCTCCCAGATCCGCGATGACCGCGCGCACCGCTACACACCGGTCCGGGGCCGTGATGAGCTGGTCGCCGGGCTGATGGTCGAAGCGCTCGATCAGGCCGCCGACTTCGGCGACCGCCGGGCCGCGCTGGTGCACTTCGTCGAACGCGTCGGCGTGGACGAGGCCGCGGCTCTGCGCCGTGCGCTCGACGAGTTGGAAGCCAAGCACCACGTCGGCCTGCCCGCTGGCGGCCGGCCCACGTCCTGA
- a CDS encoding M56 family metallopeptidase, with product MSALAFTILALLLVGPVPALLARADWPLRAPRAAVVLWQAIAIAAVLSAFSAGVATASRLLMPGPDGRPTATILGSINRLGWPLWIFYTVVSALTLLVGLRLTVTVLQVAIGTRQRRARHRMLVDLLGVSDTAPAARTSGLRILQVMQPLAYCLPGVRSRVVLSSGTLHALSDTELAALLCHERAHLRARHDLVLEAFTAVHTAFPRFVRSASALDAVRLLVELLADDAAVRVAGAPPLARALVTCASATTPAGALAAGGPNTVLRVQRLSGRGNSRTLAAAAYSAAAGVLAVPTIALAVPWLTELHRLIAG from the coding sequence GTGTCCGCGCTGGCCTTCACCATCCTCGCGCTATTGCTCGTGGGGCCGGTGCCCGCCCTCCTGGCACGCGCCGATTGGCCGTTGCGCGCCCCGCGGGCCGCGGTGGTGCTCTGGCAGGCCATCGCGATAGCCGCGGTGCTGTCGGCCTTCAGCGCCGGTGTCGCCACCGCGAGTCGTCTGCTGATGCCCGGGCCGGACGGCCGGCCCACGGCGACGATCCTCGGCTCCATCAACCGACTGGGCTGGCCGTTGTGGATCTTCTACACGGTGGTTTCCGCGTTGACGCTGCTGGTCGGCCTGCGCCTCACGGTGACGGTGCTTCAGGTCGCGATCGGCACCCGGCAGCGCCGGGCACGCCACCGCATGCTGGTCGACCTCCTCGGCGTCTCCGACACCGCTCCGGCAGCACGCACCAGCGGGCTGCGGATTCTGCAGGTGATGCAGCCGCTGGCCTACTGCCTGCCCGGGGTGCGCAGCCGGGTGGTGCTCAGCTCGGGGACGCTGCACGCGCTCAGCGACACCGAATTGGCCGCCCTGCTCTGCCATGAGCGAGCCCACCTGCGCGCCCGCCACGACCTGGTGCTGGAGGCGTTCACCGCGGTGCACACCGCGTTTCCGCGGTTCGTGCGCAGCGCCAGCGCCTTGGACGCAGTGCGTTTGCTGGTGGAACTGCTGGCCGACGACGCCGCCGTTCGGGTGGCCGGCGCCCCTCCCCTGGCCCGCGCCCTGGTGACCTGCGCCTCGGCTACCACCCCCGCCGGCGCGCTGGCTGCCGGCGGCCCGAACACGGTGCTGCGGGTGCAGCGACTGTCGGGTCGGGGCAACAGTCGCACGCTGGCTGCTGCCGCCTACTCCGCCGCAGCCGGGGTGCTCGCGGTGCCGACGATCGCACTCGCGGTACCGTGGCTGACCGAACTGCACCGACTTATCGCGGGATAA
- the gndA gene encoding NADP-dependent phosphogluconate dehydrogenase encodes MSASETVGTAQIGVTGLAVMGSNIARNFARHGYTVALHNRSVAKTDALLSAYGSEGKFVRSETIPEFLAACEKPRRVLIMVKAGEPTDAVINELADAMEPGDIIIDGGNALYTDTIRREKAMAARGLHFVGAGISGGEEGALNGPSIMPGGPKESYKSLGPLLEEISAHVDGVPCCTHIGPDGAGHFVKMVHNGIEYSDMQLIGEAYQLLRDGLALSAPQIADVFTEWNAGELDSYLVEITAEVLRQVDAKTGKPLVDLIVDEAEQKGTGRWTVKSALDLGVPVTGIAEAVFARALSGSVPQRRAAAGLASGELGERPADAARFTEDVRQALYASKIVAYAQGFNQIQAGSAEYGWNVTPGDLATIWRGGCIIRAKFLNRIKEAFDADADLVSLLAAPYFRSAVEAAIDCWRRVVVTATQLGIPVPGFSSALSYYDGLRTERLPAALTQAQRDFFGAHTYGRVDAEGKFHTLWSGDRSEVPA; translated from the coding sequence ATGAGCGCGTCGGAAACTGTCGGCACCGCCCAGATCGGGGTGACCGGTCTGGCCGTCATGGGATCCAACATCGCGCGCAACTTCGCCCGACACGGCTACACCGTGGCACTGCACAACCGGTCGGTCGCCAAGACCGATGCCCTGCTGAGCGCATACGGCTCCGAGGGGAAATTCGTACGCAGCGAGACGATCCCGGAATTCCTTGCCGCGTGCGAGAAGCCGCGCCGGGTGCTGATCATGGTCAAGGCCGGCGAGCCCACCGACGCGGTCATCAATGAACTCGCCGACGCGATGGAGCCCGGCGACATCATCATCGACGGCGGCAACGCGCTCTACACCGACACCATTCGCCGGGAGAAGGCGATGGCTGCTCGCGGTCTGCACTTCGTCGGCGCCGGGATCTCCGGCGGTGAGGAGGGTGCCCTCAACGGGCCCTCGATCATGCCGGGCGGCCCGAAGGAGTCCTACAAGTCGCTGGGCCCGCTGCTGGAGGAGATCTCCGCCCACGTCGACGGGGTGCCGTGCTGCACCCACATCGGGCCGGACGGCGCGGGCCATTTCGTGAAGATGGTGCACAACGGCATCGAGTACTCCGACATGCAGCTGATCGGCGAGGCCTACCAGTTGCTGCGCGACGGCCTGGCGCTCTCCGCGCCGCAGATCGCCGATGTGTTCACCGAGTGGAACGCCGGCGAGCTGGACAGCTACCTGGTCGAGATCACCGCCGAGGTGCTGCGCCAGGTCGACGCCAAGACCGGCAAGCCGCTGGTCGACCTCATCGTCGACGAGGCCGAGCAGAAGGGCACTGGGCGCTGGACGGTGAAATCCGCACTGGACCTTGGGGTTCCGGTGACCGGAATCGCCGAGGCGGTGTTCGCCCGGGCGCTGTCGGGATCGGTTCCCCAGCGTCGCGCCGCGGCGGGCCTAGCCTCCGGCGAGCTCGGCGAACGCCCGGCGGATGCGGCCCGGTTCACCGAGGACGTCCGCCAGGCGCTGTACGCCTCGAAGATCGTCGCCTACGCCCAGGGTTTCAACCAGATCCAGGCCGGCAGCGCCGAATACGGCTGGAACGTCACCCCCGGGGATCTGGCCACGATCTGGCGTGGCGGGTGCATCATCCGGGCGAAGTTCCTCAACCGCATCAAGGAGGCGTTCGACGCCGATGCCGACCTGGTGAGTCTGCTCGCTGCCCCGTATTTCCGCAGTGCGGTGGAGGCCGCCATCGACTGCTGGCGGCGGGTGGTGGTGACGGCGACGCAGCTGGGCATCCCGGTTCCGGGCTTCTCCTCGGCGCTGTCGTACTACGACGGCCTGCGCACCGAGCGACTGCCGGCCGCCCTGACCCAGGCCCAACGCGACTTCTTCGGGGCGCACACCTACGGCCGGGTGGACGCCGAGGGCAAGTTCCACACGCTGTGGAGCGGGGACCGCAGCGAAGTGCCGGCCTAA